From a single Pseudalkalibacillus hwajinpoensis genomic region:
- a CDS encoding twin-arginine translocase TatA/TatE family subunit has protein sequence MGMGGASIALVAVVALIIFGPKKLPELGKAAGNTLREFKNATKGLADDDDEPNDKKNNDK, from the coding sequence ATGGGAATGGGTGGCGCAAGTATCGCTCTAGTTGCAGTAGTTGCTTTAATTATTTTTGGACCGAAGAAATTGCCGGAGCTTGGTAAAGCTGCAGGTAATACACTTCGTGAATTCAAGAACGCAACAAAGGGTCTCGCAGATGATGATGATGAACCAAACGATAAGAAAAATAACGACAAGTAA